The Canis lupus familiaris isolate Mischka breed German Shepherd chromosome 27, alternate assembly UU_Cfam_GSD_1.0, whole genome shotgun sequence genome window below encodes:
- the KRT18 gene encoding keratin, type I cytoskeletal 18, translating to MSFTARSTFSSNYRSLGSVQAPSHRVRPISSSAASVYAGAGGSGSRISVSRSTSFRGGWGSGGLAAGMAGGLAGIGGIQGEKETMQDLNDRLASYLEKVRSLEADNQRLEMKIREHLEKKGPQVRDWGHYFKTIEDLRAQIFASAVDNARIVLQIDNARLAADDFRVKYETELAMRQSVESDIHGLRKVIDDTNVTRLQLETEIEALKEELLFMKKNHEEEVKGLQNQIANSGLTVELDAPKSQDLSKIMADIRAQYDELAQKNREELDKYWSQQIEESTTVVTTQTAEIGEAEMTLTELRRTAQSLEINLDSMRNLKASLENSLREVETRYAMQMEQLNGVLLHLESELSQTRAEGQRQAQEYEALLNVKVKLEAEIATYRRLLEDGEDFSLTDALDSSNSLHTIQKTTTRKIVDGKVVSETNDTKILRR from the exons ATGAGCTTCACCGCCCGCTCCACCTTCTCCTCCAACTACCGGTCCCTGGGCTCCGTGCAGGCGCCCAGCCACCGGGTCCGGCCCATCAGCAGCAGTGCGGCCAGCGTCTATGCAGGCGCAGGGGGCTCGGGCTCCCGGATCTCCGTATCCCGCTCCACCAGCTTCCGGGGCGGCTGGGGGTCCGGGGGCTTGGCCGCGGGGATGGCCGGGGGTCTGGCGGGCATAGGGGGCATCCAGGGCGAGAAGGAGACCATGCAGGACCTGAATGACCGCCTGGCCTCCTACCTGGAGAAGGTGAGGAGCCTGGAGGCTGATAATCAGAGACTGGAGATGAAAATCCGGGAACACCTGGAGAAGAAGGGCCCCCAGGTCAGAGACTGGGGGCATTACTTCAAGACCATCGAGGACCTGAGGGCTCAG ATCTTTGCAAGTGCCGTGGACAATGCCCGCATCGTTCTGCAGATTGACAACGCCCGGCTCGCTGCTGACGACTTCCGCGTCAA gtaTGAGACGGAGCTGGCCATGCGCCAGTCCGTGGAGAGCGACATCCATGGGCTCCGCAAGGTCATTGATGACACCAATGTCACTCGGCTGCAGCTAGAGACAGAGATCGAGGCTCTCAAGGAGGAGCTGCTCTTCATGAAGAAGAACCACGAGGAG GAAGTAAAGGGTCTACAAAACCAAATCGCCAACTCTGGGTTGACGGTGGAGTTGGACGCCCCCAAATCTCAGGACCTCAGCAAGATCATGGCAGATATCCGGGCCCAGTATGACGAGCTGGCTCAGAAGAACCGGGAGGAGCTGGACAAGTACTGGTCTCAGCAG ATCGAGGAGAGCACCACAGTGGTCACCACACAGACCGCTGAGATCGGAGAAGCTGAGATGACCCTCACGGAGCTGAGACGTACCGCCCAGTCCTTGGAGATCAACCTGGACTCCATGAGAAACCTG AAGGCCAGCTTGGAGAACAGCCTGAGGGAGGTCGAGACCCGCTACGCGATGCAGATGGAGCAGCTCAACGGGGTCCTGCTGCACCTGGAGTCAGAGCTGTCCCAGACCCGGGCAGAGGGGCAGCGCCAGGCCCAGGAGTACGAGGCCCTGCTGAACGTCAAGGTCAAGCTGGAGGCTGAGATTGCTACCTACCGTCGCCTGTTGGAAGACGGGGAGGACTTCAG TCTTACTGACGCCCTGGACAGCAGCAACTCCTTGCATACCATCCAGAAGACCACCACCCGCAAGATCGTGGACGGCAAGGTGGTGTCTGAGACCAACGACACCAAAATTCTGAGGCGTTGA